A single uncultured Acetobacterium sp. DNA region contains:
- a CDS encoding glucose-1-phosphate adenylyltransferase — protein sequence MNTECVAMLLAGGQGSRLGSLTFNNAKPAVLFGGKYRIIDFPLSNCMNSDIDIVGVLTQYRPYILNNYIGDGSAWALDQVQGGVHILPPYMGQKGGRWYSGTADAIYQNLDFIDRFDPEYVLILSGDHIYKMDYSKMLAFHKKKEADLTIAVMDVPWEDAHRFGIVNTDEEHCIKEFQEKPEHPKSNKASMGIYIFTWKELKRALLEDAGDRESEHDFGHNVIPALHANEKRIYAYPYAGYWRDVGTVQSYYDANMDLLDINCDFDLSDRNFRVFSNNTSRHPQFIGPQAKIRNSLICDGCIIFGKVENSILSHDIVIHKKTSLKNVIVHTGAIIEDGAILENCIVGARARIKGDARYITDNTDTTPEIHVINS from the coding sequence ATGAATACTGAATGTGTCGCAATGCTCCTAGCTGGAGGACAAGGGAGCCGTTTAGGCTCGCTGACTTTTAATAATGCCAAACCCGCTGTTTTATTTGGCGGAAAATATCGTATCATCGATTTTCCCTTAAGCAATTGCATGAACTCCGATATTGATATTGTCGGGGTCCTGACCCAATATCGGCCTTATATCCTAAACAACTATATTGGTGATGGCTCAGCCTGGGCGCTGGATCAAGTCCAGGGTGGGGTCCATATCCTGCCGCCCTATATGGGCCAAAAAGGCGGCCGCTGGTACTCTGGCACCGCAGATGCTATTTATCAGAATCTCGATTTTATTGACCGTTTTGATCCCGAATATGTGCTGATCCTTTCCGGTGATCATATTTATAAGATGGATTATTCCAAAATGCTGGCCTTCCATAAGAAAAAAGAAGCGGATCTGACCATCGCCGTGATGGATGTCCCCTGGGAAGATGCCCACCGCTTTGGCATTGTCAACACCGATGAAGAGCATTGTATCAAGGAATTCCAGGAAAAACCGGAACACCCCAAAAGCAACAAGGCGTCCATGGGTATTTATATTTTTACTTGGAAAGAATTGAAGCGAGCCTTACTGGAAGATGCCGGTGATCGGGAATCTGAACACGATTTTGGCCATAACGTGATACCCGCCCTTCATGCCAATGAAAAACGGATCTATGCTTACCCTTATGCTGGCTACTGGCGGGATGTGGGGACCGTTCAAAGTTATTACGATGCTAACATGGATCTCTTAGATATCAACTGTGATTTTGATCTCAGCGATCGAAATTTTCGGGTCTTTTCCAACAACACCAGCCGTCATCCCCAGTTTATTGGTCCTCAGGCCAAAATTAGGAACAGCCTGATCTGTGATGGCTGCATTATTTTTGGCAAAGTGGAGAACTCGATTCTTTCCCATGATATTGTGATTCATAAAAAAACAAGCTTAAAAAATGTCATTGTTCATACGGGAGCCATCATTGAGGATGGCGCAATTTTAGAAAACTGTATCGTTGGCGCTCGGGCACGAATTAAAGGGGACGCCCGTTATATTACCGACAACACTGACACAACTCCGGAAATACATGTCATTAACAGCTGA
- the glgA gene encoding glycogen synthase GlgA, whose amino-acid sequence MNVLFVSSEAYPFSKSGGLGDVLGALPKSFPEDVDARVIIPFYSTIPEALRQKIRPLKHFQMWMSDTLHYCGLLTCEYEGVTYYFIDNEAFFKRPSLYGYYDDGERFSFFCRAVLDSLPLLDFEPDIIHCNDWQTAAIPYLLKHQYRMAFPATKVVFTIHNMRYQGVYGFHDISPYLHLGFLPSDLEYYGKINLMKGALYAADLITTVSPTYAEELKDPYYGEGLDGVIRHLGHQVVGILNGIDESIYNPKTDPALFIPYDNPEKKKVENKKALQEYFGLPVRDDVPMVSMITRLVEQKGLDLVANVIHEIMQQDLQLIILGTGDAVYENLFRSIAYNYPDKMITIIDFDEALSRKIYAASDFFLMPSKFEPCGLSQMIAMRYGAVPIVRATGGLKDTVSYYDVKTKKGNGFSFATYNAHDMLFTIQHAVSLYHHSPTAFKKLVKNAFNTHFDWKQSADVYLSYYNKLME is encoded by the coding sequence ATAAACGTCCTATTTGTCTCTTCAGAAGCGTACCCCTTTTCTAAAAGTGGGGGTCTGGGCGATGTGCTTGGCGCTCTGCCAAAATCATTCCCGGAAGACGTCGACGCCCGAGTCATCATCCCCTTTTACAGCACCATTCCTGAAGCATTACGCCAAAAAATAAGGCCCCTTAAGCATTTCCAGATGTGGATGTCTGACACCCTCCATTATTGCGGGCTTTTGACCTGTGAATATGAAGGCGTTACTTATTATTTTATCGATAATGAAGCCTTTTTTAAACGACCATCCCTTTATGGCTATTATGATGACGGCGAACGGTTCAGTTTTTTTTGTCGAGCCGTTCTGGACTCCCTGCCATTATTGGATTTTGAGCCCGATATCATTCACTGTAATGATTGGCAAACGGCGGCCATTCCCTATCTGCTTAAACATCAGTATCGGATGGCCTTTCCCGCAACCAAAGTCGTTTTTACCATCCACAATATGCGCTATCAAGGCGTTTATGGTTTTCATGATATCAGTCCCTATCTCCATCTCGGTTTTTTACCCTCCGATCTGGAGTATTATGGCAAAATCAATCTGATGAAGGGTGCTCTTTATGCCGCTGATCTAATCACCACCGTCAGTCCCACCTATGCCGAAGAACTGAAGGATCCTTATTACGGCGAAGGACTAGATGGAGTAATCCGCCATCTTGGTCATCAGGTCGTGGGAATCCTTAATGGCATCGATGAATCGATCTATAATCCCAAAACCGATCCGGCCTTGTTCATACCCTATGACAACCCGGAAAAGAAAAAGGTGGAAAATAAGAAAGCCTTGCAGGAGTATTTTGGCCTGCCAGTCCGAGATGATGTTCCGATGGTGTCAATGATTACCCGATTGGTTGAGCAAAAAGGGCTTGATCTTGTTGCCAATGTCATTCATGAAATTATGCAGCAGGATCTGCAACTCATTATCCTGGGTACCGGAGATGCCGTTTATGAGAATCTGTTTCGGAGTATTGCCTACAATTACCCGGATAAAATGATCACGATCATTGATTTTGATGAAGCGCTTTCCCGAAAAATCTATGCCGCCAGCGATTTTTTCCTGATGCCTTCAAAATTTGAGCCCTGCGGTCTTTCGCAAATGATTGCCATGCGGTATGGGGCTGTCCCGATCGTCCGGGCAACCGGCGGACTTAAAGACACGGTCAGCTATTATGATGTTAAAACCAAAAAAGGCAATGGCTTCAGCTTTGCAACGTATAATGCTCACGACATGCTTTTCACCATCCAGCATGCCGTTTCACTCTACCACCATTCGCCGACTGCCTTTAAAAAATTGGTCAAAAATGCCTTCAACACCCATTTTGACTGGAAACAATCGGCCGACGTTTATCTTTCGTATTACAATAAACTAATGGAGTGA
- a CDS encoding glycogen/starch/alpha-glucan phosphorylase, whose translation MNASERTKKKEAYKADFIKKIEEVSGNCLADASVLNQYQALAEMVMESVTSQWAKTNTLYNKNESKQVYFFSIEFLIGRLMKSYLNNLGVDDLVQECAQEMGLNYEAVLEQESDPGLGNGGLGRLMACYLDSSSAMGMPAHGNGIRYKYGLFEQRIINGEQIEVADNWLKNGYPFEIRNPDKSVIVKYYGQIHSENINGNLTFVHENYEPIMAIPYDVPIKGYCNQTVNSLRLWSAEPLEAFDLPSFNQGHFLNAVRHKSEAEAISQILYPNDNGFDGKLLRLKQEYFFVCAGLKRIIVDFKRSNNNSMDGFSDKICIHINDTHPALCGPELMRVLMDEEGLGWDESWKITVAALSFTNHTVLPEALEKWPVEMMKDLLPRIYMIVEEINRRFLLDLDTQYPNDQERNHSLSIIKDNYVHMASLSIVSSHSINGVAALHSKILREETFNGFYQVFPQRFHSVTNGVSPRRFLMNSNPELKALINESIGTDWNYRLFEVKKLLDYINDPVFSDKFDAVKLSNKIRLANYMASHNNIKVDPNSIFDIQVKRIHEYKRQLLNALHVLYLYNRLKENPNLEMAPRTFIFAGKAAPGYYYAKEVIKLITAIAELVNNDPTLHDKLKVVFLANFNVSLAEIIYPAANISEQISTAGKEASGTGNMKFMMNGAITLGTMDGANIEIYEAVGPSNIVTFGLSADEVHTYQTDGGYRSVDIFEQDPRIQLILRQLIDGTLGHGLSFQAIYDSLLLYNDGYFVLKDFSAYADAQNRVDQLYRNQTTWTKMSISNVANSGIFSSDRSIRDYQREIWKII comes from the coding sequence ATGAATGCTTCAGAAAGAACCAAAAAAAAGGAAGCCTACAAGGCCGACTTTATAAAAAAAATAGAAGAGGTTTCCGGTAATTGTCTGGCGGATGCCTCAGTGCTGAATCAATACCAGGCCCTGGCTGAAATGGTGATGGAAAGTGTCACCTCCCAATGGGCTAAAACTAATACCCTTTATAACAAAAATGAATCCAAACAGGTCTACTTTTTTTCGATTGAGTTTCTGATTGGACGACTGATGAAATCTTATCTCAATAATTTAGGGGTCGACGATCTAGTTCAAGAATGTGCCCAAGAAATGGGACTTAACTATGAAGCAGTTCTCGAACAAGAGTCCGATCCCGGTTTGGGAAATGGCGGTCTAGGCCGATTAATGGCCTGCTATTTAGATTCTTCTTCAGCCATGGGCATGCCCGCCCACGGCAATGGCATCCGTTATAAATACGGCCTCTTCGAGCAACGGATTATCAACGGCGAACAAATTGAAGTGGCGGATAACTGGCTAAAAAACGGATATCCCTTTGAGATTCGTAATCCCGATAAATCGGTTATTGTTAAATATTACGGACAGATCCATTCCGAAAACATCAATGGCAATCTGACCTTTGTCCACGAAAACTATGAACCGATTATGGCAATTCCCTACGATGTTCCGATCAAAGGATATTGTAATCAAACGGTCAATTCCCTGCGACTTTGGAGTGCTGAGCCGCTGGAAGCCTTTGACCTTCCCAGCTTTAATCAGGGACATTTTTTAAATGCGGTTCGTCACAAATCGGAAGCTGAGGCCATCAGCCAAATTCTCTATCCCAACGACAATGGTTTTGACGGCAAGCTTTTGCGCCTGAAACAAGAATACTTTTTTGTCTGCGCTGGATTAAAGCGGATCATTGTTGATTTTAAACGCTCCAATAATAATTCCATGGACGGTTTCAGTGACAAGATTTGTATTCACATCAATGATACCCACCCGGCTTTATGCGGCCCGGAACTAATGCGCGTGCTAATGGATGAAGAAGGTCTGGGTTGGGATGAATCCTGGAAAATCACCGTGGCGGCGCTAAGCTTTACCAATCATACGGTTTTGCCGGAGGCGCTGGAAAAATGGCCAGTGGAGATGATGAAGGATTTACTGCCGCGAATTTACATGATTGTCGAAGAAATCAACCGCCGCTTTCTGTTGGACCTGGATACCCAATATCCCAACGATCAGGAGCGCAATCATAGCTTATCGATTATTAAGGACAATTATGTCCATATGGCCAGCCTGTCGATTGTCTCCAGTCATTCCATTAACGGCGTAGCTGCCCTTCACAGCAAAATCCTCCGGGAAGAGACCTTTAACGGCTTTTATCAGGTCTTCCCCCAGCGGTTTCATTCAGTGACAAATGGGGTTTCGCCCCGTCGTTTTCTGATGAACAGCAACCCCGAACTTAAGGCCCTGATTAATGAATCCATTGGCACCGATTGGAACTATCGCCTGTTTGAAGTGAAAAAATTGTTGGACTACATCAACGATCCGGTTTTTTCTGACAAGTTCGATGCCGTTAAGCTCTCGAATAAGATCCGACTGGCCAATTACATGGCCAGTCATAATAACATTAAGGTCGATCCCAATTCTATTTTTGACATCCAGGTCAAACGGATCCACGAATATAAGCGACAGCTGCTTAATGCCCTTCATGTCCTTTATTTGTATAACCGACTCAAAGAAAATCCCAACCTGGAAATGGCGCCACGAACCTTTATCTTTGCTGGTAAAGCGGCGCCCGGTTATTACTATGCCAAAGAAGTCATTAAGCTCATTACCGCTATTGCTGAACTGGTTAACAATGATCCAACCCTTCACGACAAGCTGAAGGTCGTTTTCCTGGCTAATTTTAACGTATCTCTAGCTGAGATCATCTATCCGGCAGCCAACATCTCAGAACAGATTTCAACCGCTGGAAAAGAAGCGTCAGGCACCGGTAATATGAAATTTATGATGAATGGGGCCATCACTCTGGGTACCATGGATGGTGCCAATATCGAAATTTATGAAGCCGTTGGCCCCAGCAATATTGTCACCTTTGGCCTCTCGGCCGATGAGGTCCACACGTATCAAACCGATGGTGGCTATCGATCAGTTGATATCTTTGAGCAGGATCCCCGGATTCAGCTAATTCTTCGCCAGCTCATTGATGGCACGCTGGGTCACGGACTTAGCTTTCAGGCCATTTATGATTCCTTGCTTTTATATAACGATGGCTATTTTGTCCTTAAAGACTTTAGTGCCTATGCTGATGCTCAGAATCGGGTTGATCAGCTTTATCGCAACCAAACCACCTGGACAAAAATGTCCATCAGCAACGTCGCAAATTCCGGTATTTTCTCAAGTGATCGTTCCATCAGAGACTATCAACGAGAAATCTGGAAAATCATTTAA
- the glgB gene encoding 1,4-alpha-glucan branching protein GlgB: MNKNDTNTDLAKNKRYLSYHYLGAHFHEDGVTFRVWAPHAQGVSVVGDFNNWNIDEKPMNSVSGSAGVWELTISELSQGMLYKYAVRQNDGAIAYKADPYGFYSEVKPKTASIIWELDGYGWQDETWCNKRNDINWLQRPVNIYEVHLGSWKRNENGDYLTYHELAEQLVPYLVEMHYTHIELMPIMEHPFDGSWGYQLTGYFAATSRYGDPQGLMYFIDACHQAGIGVILDWVPGHFCKDDQGLRHFDGTNQYEFSEHNQWGTMAFDYGKPEVLDFLISNAYFWFDRYHVDGLRIDGVASMIELNHGMEGEPFRNAQGGTDRLEALSFLRELNTIIFRDFPFAIMSAEDSTSYPMVTWPVDKGGLGFNLKWDMGWMHDTLNYMKTDPFFRNRFHNLLTFSMAYAFNENFILPLSHDEVVHSKLTILDKMFGDYEMKFDQFRMLFGYLMTHPGKKLSFMGNEFAPFLEWRVDESLEWFLLDYEKHGEINTYIKDLNKFYLKEPALWTHDHSWEGFKWLEPNNSEQSILIFKRMSTDERDTLITIINFCPISYTDYQVGVPSDGNYRLAFNSDEPVYGGSGFKTKKTMKAQTIALHEEDYSVSLNIPPSSVIILKGIVPRTSAKKQTEPVKKPKAKLKK, encoded by the coding sequence ATGAACAAAAACGATACCAATACCGATTTAGCCAAAAACAAGCGTTATCTCAGTTACCATTATTTAGGTGCCCATTTCCATGAAGATGGCGTCACCTTTCGAGTTTGGGCACCCCATGCCCAAGGTGTTTCCGTGGTGGGGGATTTTAACAACTGGAATATTGATGAAAAGCCCATGAATTCAGTTTCTGGTTCTGCCGGCGTTTGGGAACTGACCATTTCGGAGCTGTCCCAGGGAATGCTTTACAAATATGCGGTCCGCCAAAATGACGGTGCGATCGCCTATAAAGCCGATCCTTATGGTTTTTACAGTGAAGTCAAACCCAAAACCGCTTCAATTATCTGGGAGCTTGATGGTTATGGCTGGCAGGATGAAACCTGGTGCAACAAAAGAAATGACATCAACTGGCTCCAAAGGCCAGTAAATATTTATGAAGTCCATCTTGGCAGCTGGAAGCGCAATGAAAACGGCGACTACCTTACTTATCACGAGCTGGCCGAGCAACTGGTTCCCTATCTGGTGGAAATGCACTACACCCATATTGAACTGATGCCGATTATGGAACATCCCTTTGATGGCTCCTGGGGTTATCAGCTCACTGGTTATTTTGCTGCCACCAGCCGTTACGGCGACCCCCAAGGGCTGATGTATTTTATTGATGCCTGCCACCAGGCTGGCATTGGCGTCATTTTGGACTGGGTTCCCGGTCACTTCTGTAAAGATGATCAGGGTCTCCGTCATTTTGACGGAACCAATCAGTATGAATTCTCCGAACATAACCAATGGGGGACGATGGCCTTTGATTATGGCAAGCCGGAAGTCCTGGATTTTCTGATCTCCAATGCTTATTTCTGGTTTGACCGCTACCATGTGGATGGGTTGCGCATCGATGGCGTAGCCAGTATGATTGAGTTAAACCACGGTATGGAGGGCGAACCCTTCCGCAATGCTCAGGGCGGCACCGACCGTCTGGAAGCCTTATCTTTTCTCAGAGAATTAAACACCATTATTTTCAGGGATTTTCCCTTTGCGATAATGTCGGCGGAAGACTCCACCTCTTATCCCATGGTCACCTGGCCGGTGGATAAGGGCGGGCTGGGCTTTAACCTGAAATGGGATATGGGCTGGATGCATGACACCCTGAATTATATGAAAACCGATCCCTTCTTCAGGAATCGCTTTCACAATCTGCTGACCTTTTCGATGGCTTACGCTTTTAATGAAAACTTTATCCTCCCCTTATCCCATGACGAAGTGGTTCACAGCAAGCTGACCATTCTCGATAAGATGTTCGGGGACTATGAAATGAAATTTGATCAGTTTCGCATGCTGTTTGGTTATTTAATGACCCATCCTGGAAAAAAGCTCTCGTTTATGGGCAACGAATTTGCCCCCTTTTTAGAATGGCGGGTGGATGAATCGCTGGAGTGGTTTTTGCTCGATTACGAAAAACATGGTGAGATTAACACCTATATTAAAGACCTGAATAAATTCTATTTAAAAGAACCCGCCCTTTGGACCCATGACCACAGCTGGGAAGGTTTTAAATGGCTGGAACCCAACAATAGTGAGCAAAGCATCCTTATTTTTAAACGGATGAGCACTGACGAAAGGGATACCTTAATTACCATTATCAACTTCTGCCCCATCAGCTATACGGATTATCAGGTTGGGGTGCCATCCGACGGTAATTACCGTCTGGCCTTTAACTCGGATGAACCAGTCTACGGCGGCAGCGGTTTTAAAACGAAAAAAACCATGAAAGCTCAAACTATCGCTCTTCACGAAGAAGACTATTCGGTTTCTCTGAATATTCCACCTTCTTCTGTTATCATTCTAAAAGGGATTGTGCCCCGAACCAGCGCTAAAAAACAAACCGAACCGGTTAAAAAACCAAAAGCTAAACTAAAAAAATAG
- a CDS encoding glycoside hydrolase family 13 protein — MEFRHHSWELEFRQPFGALPIGSTVTLRVYAIEIEKLKIRTYYDDHEIFQQMIKSKESNYWEIRIELPRDPCILWYDFSFESKGRAYAYGTQSDHLGGEGKVYQTKPPSYQITVYDPKRQTPKWYTQGIMYQIFPDRFNRGADFDLNNFHKNAILHPNWNDTPHYFREKDGGIKYWDFFGGTLGGIIEKLDYLKSLNVTILYLNPIFKSQSNHRYDTGDYMAIDPVLGTKESFETLATECQKRGISIILDGVFSHTGDDSLYFNRYGNYPEVGAYQSKDSPYYPWYMFCEYPKSYACWWGVDAMPNTDEMHPNFQAFIYKNKDSVIRHWMKAGASGWRLDVADELPDPFITGLKEAMVEENPESILIGEVWEDASRKVAYDQLRTYFSGYELDAVMNYPFRETFIDFVLGDKSSGLAARIMMSLYEHYPHDQFMGNMNLIGSHDRRRILNVLGEAYKFLGNHAKKAYRLDDTQCALAVKRLKLLSLIQFTFPGVPCLYYGDEVGIQGFEDPFNRRTYPWGNEDQELLEWYRKITKIRADHDVFQNGSWKPYEASDDLFVFERRNEESLCFCLFNRNSRAVHLFKHPDFQGCKGVDLISEEAISLTPIVLQPLSYAIVMVTPDTCTVI, encoded by the coding sequence ATGGAATTTCGTCATCATTCTTGGGAACTGGAATTTCGTCAACCCTTTGGCGCCTTGCCAATTGGCAGTACGGTCACACTACGTGTCTATGCCATCGAAATTGAAAAATTAAAAATCCGAACTTATTATGACGATCACGAAATCTTTCAACAAATGATTAAATCCAAAGAATCAAATTATTGGGAAATCAGGATCGAGTTACCGCGAGATCCCTGTATCCTCTGGTACGACTTTAGTTTTGAATCCAAAGGGAGAGCTTATGCCTACGGAACTCAGAGCGACCATTTAGGCGGAGAAGGGAAGGTTTATCAAACAAAACCACCTTCTTATCAAATTACCGTCTATGATCCCAAACGACAGACCCCAAAATGGTATACTCAGGGCATCATGTATCAGATCTTTCCCGATCGTTTTAATCGAGGCGCGGATTTTGATCTCAACAATTTTCATAAAAATGCCATCCTCCATCCCAACTGGAACGATACCCCCCACTATTTTCGGGAAAAAGACGGTGGCATAAAATACTGGGATTTCTTTGGCGGCACTCTGGGGGGAATCATCGAAAAGCTGGATTATTTAAAAAGTTTGAATGTCACCATTCTTTATTTAAATCCGATTTTTAAATCCCAGAGTAATCACCGTTATGATACTGGCGATTATATGGCCATTGACCCCGTTTTAGGAACCAAAGAAAGCTTTGAAACCCTGGCCACCGAGTGTCAAAAAAGAGGTATTTCCATCATTCTAGATGGGGTTTTCAGTCATACCGGGGATGACAGCCTTTATTTTAATCGTTATGGGAATTATCCTGAAGTTGGTGCCTATCAGTCAAAAGATTCGCCTTACTATCCCTGGTATATGTTTTGTGAGTATCCCAAAAGCTATGCCTGTTGGTGGGGCGTTGATGCGATGCCCAATACCGATGAAATGCATCCTAATTTTCAGGCGTTCATCTATAAAAACAAAGACAGCGTCATCCGGCATTGGATGAAGGCGGGGGCTTCCGGCTGGCGACTGGATGTCGCTGATGAGCTCCCGGATCCCTTTATTACCGGCTTGAAAGAAGCCATGGTTGAGGAAAATCCGGAAAGTATTCTGATTGGCGAAGTTTGGGAAGACGCATCCCGAAAAGTTGCTTACGACCAGTTACGCACCTACTTTTCTGGTTATGAGCTGGATGCGGTTATGAATTACCCGTTCCGTGAAACGTTTATTGATTTTGTTCTCGGTGATAAAAGCTCTGGCCTGGCCGCCCGCATTATGATGTCCCTTTACGAACATTATCCCCACGATCAATTTATGGGGAATATGAATCTTATTGGCAGTCACGATCGAAGACGCATTCTTAACGTCCTTGGGGAAGCTTATAAATTTCTCGGCAACCATGCCAAAAAAGCGTATCGCCTTGATGATACTCAATGTGCTTTGGCTGTTAAACGCCTAAAACTGCTTAGTCTCATTCAGTTTACCTTCCCTGGTGTCCCTTGCTTATACTATGGAGACGAAGTCGGGATTCAGGGCTTTGAAGATCCCTTTAACCGACGTACCTACCCCTGGGGGAATGAAGATCAGGAGCTGCTTGAATGGTACCGTAAAATTACAAAGATCCGGGCCGACCATGACGTTTTCCAAAATGGCTCCTGGAAACCTTATGAAGCCAGTGACGACCTTTTTGTTTTTGAACGACGCAATGAAGAATCCCTTTGTTTTTGCCTATTCAACCGAAATTCCCGGGCTGTTCATCTTTTCAAGCATCCAGATTTTCAAGGATGTAAGGGGGTGGATCTGATCTCCGAGGAAGCCATCTCATTAACCCCGATTGTCCTTCAGCCCCTATCTTATGCGATTGTTATGGTCACACCCGATACTTGTACGGTGATTTAG
- the glgD gene encoding glucose-1-phosphate adenylyltransferase subunit GlgD, with amino-acid sequence MKNAVGLILNVDGEDDSLKDFLQHRSLSTLPFGGRYRLIDFTLSNMVNSGLSHIGVIGSHKYSSLVDHLGTGKEWSLSRKTQDLSILSGSNNYHIGRLIKVNLRNLQNNRGFLESTTAEHVLIATPNLVTTFDFKNAYDIHLKNDSDVTLIFKKDDPLYHLKDNDLYLDFTKNRVSGLHYKKEHSTGHFFTEMFFIKKTLLIELLDLSERTGDWDLMDMIKQNIDTLLVFGAQHTGYIKRVNCLENYMKTSMDLLEYEIMQELFLGKNSIHTKIKDNHPTLYDDPSQVSNSIVGSGCTIDGTINHSIIFRDTHMNFGSHIQNSIIMQRCEIGRNVNLNYVVMDKDTKISDHTTLVGKPHAPIVLKKGTVI; translated from the coding sequence ATGAAAAATGCCGTTGGACTTATTTTAAATGTAGATGGAGAGGATGATTCCTTAAAAGACTTTCTTCAACATCGCAGCCTGAGCACCCTGCCGTTTGGCGGACGTTATCGTCTGATCGACTTTACCCTCTCCAACATGGTTAATTCAGGATTATCTCATATTGGTGTCATTGGTTCCCATAAATACAGTTCGCTTGTCGATCATCTCGGAACTGGCAAGGAATGGTCGCTGAGTCGAAAAACTCAGGATCTTTCAATTTTATCCGGATCGAACAACTATCATATTGGTCGCCTGATCAAGGTCAATCTACGAAATCTCCAGAATAATCGGGGCTTTTTGGAAAGCACCACGGCGGAACATGTGCTGATTGCCACCCCTAATCTGGTTACGACCTTTGACTTTAAGAACGCCTATGATATTCATTTGAAAAACGACAGTGATGTCACCCTGATTTTTAAAAAAGATGATCCCTTATACCATCTCAAAGACAATGATCTTTACCTGGACTTCACTAAAAACCGGGTCAGTGGTCTTCATTATAAAAAAGAACATTCTACCGGGCATTTTTTCACGGAAATGTTTTTTATCAAAAAAACACTGCTGATCGAGTTACTGGATCTCAGCGAACGTACTGGCGATTGGGATTTAATGGATATGATCAAACAGAACATTGATACCCTGCTGGTGTTTGGCGCCCAGCATACCGGGTATATTAAACGGGTAAACTGTCTGGAAAACTATATGAAAACCAGTATGGACTTGCTGGAATATGAGATTATGCAGGAACTTTTTCTGGGCAAAAATTCCATTCATACCAAAATAAAAGACAACCATCCGACTCTTTATGATGATCCATCCCAGGTGTCCAACTCAATTGTCGGCAGTGGCTGCACCATCGATGGCACCATCAATCACAGTATCATTTTCAGAGATACCCATATGAACTTTGGTTCTCATATCCAAAATAGTATTATCATGCAACGGTGTGAAATCGGGAGAAATGTTAATTTAAACTATGTTGTCATGGACAAAGACACGAAGATCAGTGACCACACAACCTTGGTCGGCAAACCACACGCTCCCATTGTTTTAAAGAAAGGCACGGTAATTTAA